The nucleotide sequence ACCCACCGGCACCGGCCGGCCGGCGGCCCGGTGTGCCCGCGCCAGCTCCAGGTCCACCGCCCGCAGGCCCGCCAGGCGGCGCGCCACCGCGCGGCGGGCCGCCGGAAGCGCCGTACGGTCCACGACCGCCACCCGGACCGCCCTGCTTTTCCACCACCAGCGGACCTCGAAGAACCCGTCCACGCTCATGCGGTGAGCGTGCCCGCCGAGGCTGGAGGGGAGGTGGGCCGCGCCTGTGGTCCGGCTGTGCGTCCGACCCGCGCGGCCCGGCCCGCGCGGGGTCCCGGCACCTGGGCCGCACAGCTGGTACACAGGATCGAGACAGGCCCGGCACAGCGGGTGCGCCCACGATGGGAGCATGGTCATGAACGGGCAGGCCGCGCAGGGCCGCATCGAGTTGCGGCGACCGGACGGCGAACCGGTGCGGGTGCTGGTGGTGGACGACGAGCCCACGCTCACCGACCTGCTCTCGATGGCGCTGCGCTACGAGGGCTGGCAGGTGACCACCGCCGGCAGCGGAATGGCGGCGATCACCGCCGCGCGGCAGGTCAAGCCCGACGCCGTGGTGCTCGACGTGATGCTCCCCGACCTGGACGGCTTCCAGGTGCTGCGCCGGCTGCGCGAGCAGGCGCCCACCGTGCCGGTGCTCTTCCTGACCGCCCGGGACGCGGTCGAGGAGCGGATCGCCGGGCTCACCGTCGGCGGCGACGACTACGTCACCAAGCCGTTCAGCCTGGAAGAGGTGATCGCCCGGCTGCGCGCCCTGCTGCGCCGCTCCGGGTTCGCCGTCGCCGCCCGCGAGGAGGCCGTGCTCACCGTCGGCGACCTCAGCCTCGACGAGGACAGCCACGAGGTACGCCGCGGCGGCGACCTGATCAACCTCACCGCCACCGAGTTCGAGCTGCTGCGCTACCTGATGCGCAACCCGCGCCGGGTGCTGAGCAAGGCGCAGATCCTCGACCGGGTCTGGAACTACGACTTCGGCGGCCAGGCCAACGTAGTCGAGCTCTACATCTCGTACCTGCGCAAGAAGATCGACGCGGGCCGCGAGCCCATGATCCACACCCTTCGCGGTGCGGGCTATGTCCTCAAGCCCGCGGAGTGACCGGGGCGGGCGACTGCGGCGGCGGCTGGCCGGCTGGTCGCTGCGCCGCCGCCTGGTGCTCTCCGTGGTGGCGCTGCTGGCCCTGGTCAGCATCGGCATCGGCGGCCTCACCACGATCGCCCTGCGACACTTCCTGATCCGCCAGGTCGACGACCAGATCACGGCCGGCGACCGCCGGCGCGAGAACGTGCCCGACATCTTCCGGGACCAGCCGACGCCCGGGCGGCCCGGTGCCGCCGGGGAGTGCGAGGCGCTGCAGCCACCGCCCGGCTTCCCGGTGAACTCCGTCGCCGTGAAGGTCGATGACGGCCAGGTCGTCTGCGCCAAGATCAGGACCGGCCCCCGCGTGGTCGAGTCGTTGCCGGTGGAGCAGGCGGCGGCGGTGACCGGGCAACCCACCGACGGGCGGCCCCGCACCGTGGACATCGGGGCACACGGCGACTACCGGGCCGTCGCCCACCAGGCGGCCGACGGGGACGTCCTCGTGTTCGCCGTCCCGCTGTCCGGCGTGAACGAGACGGTCATGTGGGTACTGGTCGCCCAGGCCGGGCTGGTCACCGCCGGGCTGATCATCGCCGGCGGGCTCGGCGCGCTGATCGTGCGGGCCGCGCTGCGCCCGCTGAACCGGGTGGCCGCCACCGCCGCCCGGGTCACCGAGCTGCCGCTGGACCGCGGCGAGGTGGCGCTGTCGGTGCGGGTGCCGGCCGCCGACACCGACCCGCGTACCGAGGTCGGGCAGGTGGGCGGCGCGCTCAACCGGATGCTCGGCCACGTAGCCGCCGCGCTCGCCGCCCGGCAGGCCAGCGAGACACGGGTACGCCAGTTCGTCGCCGACGCCAGCCACGAGCTGCGTACGCCGCTGGCCGCCATCCGCGGCTACGCCGAGGTGGCCCGGCGCGGGCGGGACGAGGTGCCGCCCGACGTGGCGCACGCCCTGCGCCGGGTGGAGTCGGAGAGCACGCGGATGACCAGCCTCGTCGACGACCTGCTGCTGCTCGCCCGCCTCGACTCCGGCCGCCCGCTCGCGGCCGAGCCGGTGGACCTCACCGCCATGGTGGTCAACGCGGTCAGCGACGCGCACGTGGCCGGCCCGGAGCACCGCTGGCAGCTCGACCTGCCCGACGAGCCGGTGAGCGTCACCGGCGACGCCCACCGGCTGCACCAGGTGCTGGCGAACCTGCTCGCCAACGCCCGCGTGCACACCCCGCCCGGCACCACGGTGACCACCCGGCTCGCGCCGGTCGCCGGCGGCGTCGAGCTGACCGTCGCCGACGACGGCCCCGGCATCCCCGACGAGCTGCAACCGGAGGTCTTCGAGCGGTTCGCCCGCGGCGACAGCTCCCGGTCCCGCGCGCACGGCAGCACCGGCCTCGGCCTGGCCATCGTGGCCGCCGTGGTGGAGGCCCACCACGGTGCGGTCGACGTGGCGAGCCGCCCCGGCCAGACCGTCTTCACGGTGCGGCTGCCCGGATCCACAGCCGACGCATAGGTCGCTCACGGGGGCGGGTCAGCGGGTCACCCGAAGCTTGCCGGCATGGACAGAACAGAGAGCCTGCTGACCGCGCCCGCGGCCGGGTCGCCCGCGACCGACCCGGCCCCCGCGCCCGCTCCGGAACCGGCCGTGACACCGGCGCAGCCGCCGGCCGAGCCGCCCCGTCGCGACCCGCGCTGGACGCGACCGGCCCTGCTCGGCCTGCTCCTGGCCACCGCGGTGCTCTACCTCTGGGGCCTGGGCGCCTCGGGGTGGGGCAACGCGTTCTACTCGGCGGCCGTGCAGGCCGGCTCGGAGAGCTGGAAGGCCTTCTTCTACGGCTCCTCGGACGCGGCCAACTCGATCACCGTCGACAAGACCCCGGCGTCGCTGTGGCTGATGGCCCTCTCGGTCCGCCTCTTCGGGCTGAGCAGCTGGTCGATCCTGGTGCCGCAGGCGCTGCTCGGCGTCGCCTCGGTCGGCGTTCTGCACGCCGCCGTGCGCCGCTGGTACGGGCCGGTCGCCGGCCTGCTGGCCGGGGCGGTGCTCGCGCTCACGCCGGTGGCCACGCTCATGTTCCGGTTCAACAACCCCGACGCCCTGCTGGTGCTCCTGCTGGTCGCTGCCGCGTACGCGACGGTGCGCGCGGTCGAGACGGCGAGCACCCGGTGGATCACGCTCACCGGCGCGCTGGTCGGACTCGGCTTCCTCACCAAGATGCTCCAGGCGTTCCTGGTGATCCCCGTCTTCGCCGGGGTCTACCTGCTGGCCGCGCCGACCGGTCTCGGGCGGCGGATCCGCCAGCTGCTGCTGTCCGGGCTGGCCGTGGTGGTGGCCGCCGGCTGGTGGGTGGCGGTCGTGGAGCTGGTCCCGGCGAACGCTCGGCCCTACATCGGCGGCTCGCAGCACAACAGCATCCTGGAGCTGACCCTCGGCTACAACGGCCTCGGCCGGATCACCGGCGACGAGGAGGGCAGCGTCGGCGGCGCCGGCCGGATGGGCGGCGGGGGCCCGTTCTCCGGTCAGTCCGGCCTGCTGCGGATGTTCGGCACCGAGGTCGGTGGCCAGATCTCCTGGCTGCTGCCGGCCGCGTTGATCCTGCTGGTCGCCGGGCTGTGGCTGGCCGGGCGGGCGGCGCGTACCGACCGGACCCGGGCCGGGCTGCTGCTCTGGGGCGGGTGGCTGCTGGTCACCGGGCTGATCTTCAGCTTCATGTCCGGGATCTTCCACGCCTACTACACCGTGGCCCTGGCTCCGGCCGTCGGCGCGCTGGTCGGCATCGGGGCGACCCTGCTCTGGCGGGCCCGGACCACGCCGCCGGCCCCACGGTGGCGCGGGTTCGCCGCGACCGTGATCCTCGCGGTCACGCTGGCCGTCACCGCCTGGTGGTCCTGGCGCCTGCTCGGCCGCAGCGCCGACTGGTACCCGTGGCTGCGCACGGCCGTGCTCGTCGCCGGATTGGCCGTCGCCGGCCTGCTGCTCCTCGTCGACCGGCTGCCCCGCCGGGTGGCGCCCGTGCTCCTGGCCCTGGGTGCGGCGGCCGCGCTCGCCGGTCCGGTGGCCTACTCGCTCCAGACGGCGGCCACCCCGCACACCGGCTCGATCCCCAGCGCCGGCCCGTTCGTGCAGGGCGGCTTCGGCCCCGGCGGCCGCGGCGGCTTCCCGGGCGGCGGCCGGATGCCGGGCGGCATGCCGGTCCCCGGCGGCCAGCTCCCCGGCTTCCCCGGCCCCCAGAACGGCAGCGCACCGAACGGCGGCACCGCGCCGAACGGGCAGTTCCCAGGCTTGCCCGGCGGCGGCACCGCCCAGTTCCCCGGCGGTGACGGCCGGTCGCAGCGCGGTGGCGGCATGGGCGGGCTGCTCGACGCCCGCGAGCCGAGCGCCGAGCTGAAGGCGCTGCTGGCGGCCGACGCGGACGACTACACCTGGGTCGCGGCCACGGTCGGCTCGAACAACGCCTCCGGCTATCAGTTGGCCACCGGCGAACCCGTGATGCCGATCGGCGGCTTCAACGGCAGCGACCCGTCCCCGACCCTCGCCCAGTTCCAGCGGTACATCGCCGACGGCGAGATCCACTACTTCATCGGTGGCAGCGGGTTCCGGGCCAACGGTGGCAGCAACGCCTCCGCCGAGATCGCCGCCTGGGTGGCCGAGAACTTCACGGCGCAGACCGTCGACGGCGTGACCGTGTACGACCTGAGCGGCGGAGAGCAGGGCTGAGCGATGACGGACACGAGCGAACCCCGGGCCGCCGTGCAGGCCCGGCCCACGACACCCGCGGCCGTGCTCGACGTGGTGGTCCCCGTTTACAACGAGGAGGTCGACCTCGGGCCCTGCGTCCAGCGGCTGCACGCGCACCTCACGGCGCACTTCCCGTACCCGTTCCGGATCACCGTGGCGGACAATGCCAGCGTGGACGGCACCCTCGCGGTGGCCGAGGCGCTCGCCGCCGAGCTGCCCGAGGTGAGGGTGCTGCACCTGGCGGCCAAGGGGCGGGGCCGGGCGCTGCGGGCCGCCTGGTCGGCCTCACCGGCGCCGGTGCTGGCGTACATGGACGTGGACCTCTCCACCGACCTGGCGGCGCTGCTGCCGCTGGTCGCCCCGCTCATCTCCGGCCACTCGGACCTGGCCATCGGCACCCGGCTGGCGCGGACCAGCCGGGTGGTCCGGGGGGCCAAGCGGGAGGTGATCTCACGGGGCTACAACCTGCTGCTGCGCGGCACGCTCGCGGTGCGGTTCTCCGACGCGCAGTGCGGCTTCAAGGCGATCCGCGCGGACGTGGCGGCGGGCCTGCTGCCGCTCGTGCAGGACACCGGCTGGTTCTTCGACACCGAGCTGCTGGTGCTGGCCCAGCGGGCCGGCCTGCGGATCCACGAGGTGCCCGTGGACTGGGTGGACGACCCGGACAGCCGGGTGGACATCGTGGCCACCGCCCTGGCCGACCTGCGCGGCATCTGGCGGCTGGGCCGGGCGCTGGTCACCGGGGCGCTGCCCCTGGCCGACCTGCGCGCGCAACTGGGCCGGGCGCCGCTGCACGCGCCGCCGGCCCAGGTGCCCGTCGGGCTGCCCCGGCAGCTCGCCCGGTTCGCCGTGGTCGGGGTGGCCAGCACGCTGGCGTACCTCGTGTTGTTCCTGCTGGCCCGCGGCCCGCTCGGGGCGCAACCGGCGAACCTGCTGGCGCTGCTGGTCACCGCGGTCGCCAACACGGCGGCCAACCGGCGGCTCACCTTCGGCGTCACCGGCCGCCGGCACGCCGGCCGGCACCACCTCCAGGGCCTGCTCGCCTTCGCCCTCGGCCTGGCGCTGACCAGCGGGTCCCTGGCGATCCTGCACGCCGCCGCCGGCACTCCGGCCCGCGCCGTGGAGCTGACCGTCCTGGTCGCCGCCAACCTCGCGGCCACCGCCCTCCGCTTCACCCTGCTCCGTCTCGCCATGCACCACCGCCCCTGACCGCGGGAAGCCGCGGCCCGGCCGCGGCGTGGCAGGGTGGGGGCATGTACCGGGAGGAGGCGGCGCCGGGAATCCCCGGGGCCGTGCGGTGGGCCAGCGTCTCGCGCGGCGACGGGCCCGTGCGGGTGCTGCCGGACGGGTGCCTGGACCTGCTCTGGTCCAGCCGGTCCGGGCTGCTGGTCGCCGGACCGGACCGCACCGCGCACCTGTCGGTGAGCGTGCCGGGGGAGCGGTGGGTCGGGCTGCGCCTGCCGCCGGGCACCGGGCCCGCCGTGTTCGGCGTGCCCGCCGATGAGCTGCGGGACCAGCGGGTTCCCCTCGCCGACCTGTGGGGACGCGCCGCCGCCGACCTGGCCGACCGCGTCGCGGCAGCCGACGCACCGGTCGCCGCCGTGCTGGAGGAGGTCGCGCTCGGCCGGTTGCGGGCCGCCGACGGTCCGGACCCGCTCGGGGCGCGGGTCGCCGCCCGGCTGGCGGCCGGCGCCACCGTGGCCGCGACCGCCGCCGAGGTCGGCCTCGGCGCGCGGGCCCTGCACCGGCGCAGCCGGCTCCTCTTCGGGTACGGCCCGAAGACCCTCGCGCGCATCCTGCGGATGCGCCGCGCCCTCGACCTGGCCGGTGCCGGGACTCCGCTGGCCGAGGTCGCCGTGCTGGCCGGGTACGCCGACCAGGCCCACCTCACCCGCGAGGTGCGGGAACTGGCCGGCGTCCCACCGACCCGCCTGCTGCCACCCGCCGGCGCCTGACGCTCGCCACCCGCCGCACGCCCGATGTCCCACGTGGGCGTCCGGCCAGGCTGGTCGGGCGCCCGCTCG is from Micromonospora terminaliae and encodes:
- a CDS encoding glycosyltransferase family 39 protein is translated as MDRTESLLTAPAAGSPATDPAPAPAPEPAVTPAQPPAEPPRRDPRWTRPALLGLLLATAVLYLWGLGASGWGNAFYSAAVQAGSESWKAFFYGSSDAANSITVDKTPASLWLMALSVRLFGLSSWSILVPQALLGVASVGVLHAAVRRWYGPVAGLLAGAVLALTPVATLMFRFNNPDALLVLLLVAAAYATVRAVETASTRWITLTGALVGLGFLTKMLQAFLVIPVFAGVYLLAAPTGLGRRIRQLLLSGLAVVVAAGWWVAVVELVPANARPYIGGSQHNSILELTLGYNGLGRITGDEEGSVGGAGRMGGGGPFSGQSGLLRMFGTEVGGQISWLLPAALILLVAGLWLAGRAARTDRTRAGLLLWGGWLLVTGLIFSFMSGIFHAYYTVALAPAVGALVGIGATLLWRARTTPPAPRWRGFAATVILAVTLAVTAWWSWRLLGRSADWYPWLRTAVLVAGLAVAGLLLLVDRLPRRVAPVLLALGAAAALAGPVAYSLQTAATPHTGSIPSAGPFVQGGFGPGGRGGFPGGGRMPGGMPVPGGQLPGFPGPQNGSAPNGGTAPNGQFPGLPGGGTAQFPGGDGRSQRGGGMGGLLDAREPSAELKALLAADADDYTWVAATVGSNNASGYQLATGEPVMPIGGFNGSDPSPTLAQFQRYIADGEIHYFIGGSGFRANGGSNASAEIAAWVAENFTAQTVDGVTVYDLSGGEQG
- a CDS encoding AraC family transcriptional regulator is translated as MYREEAAPGIPGAVRWASVSRGDGPVRVLPDGCLDLLWSSRSGLLVAGPDRTAHLSVSVPGERWVGLRLPPGTGPAVFGVPADELRDQRVPLADLWGRAAADLADRVAAADAPVAAVLEEVALGRLRAADGPDPLGARVAARLAAGATVAATAAEVGLGARALHRRSRLLFGYGPKTLARILRMRRALDLAGAGTPLAEVAVLAGYADQAHLTREVRELAGVPPTRLLPPAGA
- a CDS encoding response regulator transcription factor; this translates as MNGQAAQGRIELRRPDGEPVRVLVVDDEPTLTDLLSMALRYEGWQVTTAGSGMAAITAARQVKPDAVVLDVMLPDLDGFQVLRRLREQAPTVPVLFLTARDAVEERIAGLTVGGDDYVTKPFSLEEVIARLRALLRRSGFAVAAREEAVLTVGDLSLDEDSHEVRRGGDLINLTATEFELLRYLMRNPRRVLSKAQILDRVWNYDFGGQANVVELYISYLRKKIDAGREPMIHTLRGAGYVLKPAE
- a CDS encoding sensor histidine kinase, giving the protein MSSSPRSDRGGRLRRRLAGWSLRRRLVLSVVALLALVSIGIGGLTTIALRHFLIRQVDDQITAGDRRRENVPDIFRDQPTPGRPGAAGECEALQPPPGFPVNSVAVKVDDGQVVCAKIRTGPRVVESLPVEQAAAVTGQPTDGRPRTVDIGAHGDYRAVAHQAADGDVLVFAVPLSGVNETVMWVLVAQAGLVTAGLIIAGGLGALIVRAALRPLNRVAATAARVTELPLDRGEVALSVRVPAADTDPRTEVGQVGGALNRMLGHVAAALAARQASETRVRQFVADASHELRTPLAAIRGYAEVARRGRDEVPPDVAHALRRVESESTRMTSLVDDLLLLARLDSGRPLAAEPVDLTAMVVNAVSDAHVAGPEHRWQLDLPDEPVSVTGDAHRLHQVLANLLANARVHTPPGTTVTTRLAPVAGGVELTVADDGPGIPDELQPEVFERFARGDSSRSRAHGSTGLGLAIVAAVVEAHHGAVDVASRPGQTVFTVRLPGSTADA
- a CDS encoding bifunctional glycosyltransferase family 2/GtrA family protein, translating into MTDTSEPRAAVQARPTTPAAVLDVVVPVYNEEVDLGPCVQRLHAHLTAHFPYPFRITVADNASVDGTLAVAEALAAELPEVRVLHLAAKGRGRALRAAWSASPAPVLAYMDVDLSTDLAALLPLVAPLISGHSDLAIGTRLARTSRVVRGAKREVISRGYNLLLRGTLAVRFSDAQCGFKAIRADVAAGLLPLVQDTGWFFDTELLVLAQRAGLRIHEVPVDWVDDPDSRVDIVATALADLRGIWRLGRALVTGALPLADLRAQLGRAPLHAPPAQVPVGLPRQLARFAVVGVASTLAYLVLFLLARGPLGAQPANLLALLVTAVANTAANRRLTFGVTGRRHAGRHHLQGLLAFALGLALTSGSLAILHAAAGTPARAVELTVLVAANLAATALRFTLLRLAMHHRP